The proteins below are encoded in one region of Halogranum gelatinilyticum:
- a CDS encoding DUF2391 family protein: MSRGEQSTADETSSGADGPRERPRVDDLLDELELLEQQVRAPEAKAQLAETMRLARRLDIDTRGTFGNVVTGGFDRTDAAEALVGSVVFGIPMLVESGTLEVGSFVAGNVAYLVGTLAFTVVLVHGLIYVADFQEVEVVNPVLGLVPRRMVGVLSISAATATALMTVWGRVDWSTPWVAACQVSVCFVAMAIGAALGDILPGS; encoded by the coding sequence ATGAGCAGGGGAGAGCAGTCGACGGCCGACGAGACGTCGTCCGGAGCCGACGGGCCACGAGAGCGGCCGCGAGTCGACGACCTGCTCGACGAACTCGAACTCTTGGAGCAGCAGGTCCGAGCCCCCGAGGCCAAGGCACAGCTGGCGGAGACGATGCGGCTGGCCCGACGCCTCGACATCGACACGCGCGGGACCTTCGGCAACGTCGTTACGGGCGGCTTCGACCGGACCGACGCTGCCGAGGCACTCGTCGGCAGCGTCGTCTTCGGCATCCCGATGCTCGTCGAGAGCGGAACGCTGGAGGTCGGTTCGTTCGTCGCCGGCAACGTCGCCTATCTCGTTGGGACGCTCGCGTTCACCGTCGTGCTCGTCCACGGGCTCATCTACGTCGCCGACTTCCAGGAGGTCGAGGTGGTCAACCCGGTCCTCGGCCTCGTCCCGCGCCGCATGGTCGGCGTGCTCTCCATCTCGGCGGCGACGGCGACGGCGTTGATGACGGTCTGGGGCCGCGTCGACTGGTCGACGCCGTGGGTCGCTGCCTGCCAGGTGAGCGTCTGTTTCGTCGCGATGGCCATCGGTGCGGCACTCGGTGACATCCTCCCCGGAAGCTAG
- a CDS encoding enoyl-CoA hydratase/isomerase family protein, with amino-acid sequence MSNDDSSSVLDVAAGCDLVRVEIDARAEYVATVTIDRPEARNALNGQIRDELKRVFAAVADDESVRVVVLTGADEAKAFVAGADVKELRERGVVEQREASERPRVYEAVADCPKPVIARVNGHALGGGCELAQACDVRIARADAKLGQPEINLGLIPGGGGTQRLTRLVGPGQAMRLVLSGELVDATEAADIGLVEEAVAPDELDARVDDLARKMASKSPLALQRAKEAVQAASRLDLDAGLDYEKELFVGLFATEDKNEGIDAFFEDRAPEWQGR; translated from the coding sequence ATGAGTAACGACGACAGCTCATCGGTCCTCGATGTCGCCGCCGGCTGCGACCTCGTTCGCGTCGAAATCGACGCGCGCGCCGAGTACGTCGCCACTGTCACTATCGACCGGCCGGAGGCCCGCAACGCGCTGAACGGCCAGATTCGCGACGAACTGAAGCGCGTCTTCGCGGCCGTCGCAGACGACGAGTCGGTTCGGGTGGTCGTCCTCACCGGAGCCGACGAGGCGAAGGCGTTCGTCGCCGGAGCGGACGTGAAAGAGCTGCGCGAGCGCGGCGTCGTCGAACAGCGCGAGGCGAGCGAGCGGCCGCGGGTCTACGAGGCCGTCGCCGACTGTCCCAAGCCGGTCATCGCGCGGGTCAACGGCCACGCCCTCGGCGGCGGCTGCGAACTCGCGCAGGCCTGCGACGTCCGCATCGCCCGCGCAGACGCCAAACTGGGCCAACCCGAGATCAACCTCGGGCTGATTCCCGGCGGCGGCGGCACGCAACGGCTGACCCGTCTCGTCGGCCCGGGGCAGGCGATGCGGCTCGTGCTCTCGGGGGAACTCGTCGACGCGACAGAGGCGGCCGACATCGGTCTCGTCGAGGAGGCGGTCGCGCCCGACGAGTTGGACGCGCGCGTCGACGACCTCGCCAGAAAGATGGCGTCGAAGAGTCCGCTCGCGCTCCAGCGGGCGAAGGAGGCGGTGCAGGCGGCCTCGCGGCTGGACCTCGATGCGGGTCTCGACTACGAGAAGGAGCTGTTCGTCGGCCTGTTCGCGACCGAAGACAAGAACGAGGGCATCGACGCGTTCTTCGAGGACAGAGCTCCCGAGTGGCAGGGACGCTGA
- the corA gene encoding magnesium/cobalt transporter CorA: MTQAIVYTADGIDRYDDLERAKRAAGTTWVRAETDDHDELQRVADVFGIHPLSVEDIHRDVRPKTELFPNHTFVLVKTASLRRGETTFDEELRTKQVGLFIGSDWLVTLSVSEMPAVEVVWDNIENGESRARRFGPDFAAYRVVDRVVDDYYLLLDDVETTIEAIEDGILGGPDQTILEALNAVRRDLLSFRKVVWPTREAVNVLARGDPDEVRDATEKYYRDVYDHLVQLADLTETYRDLARGARDIYQNAVAQSTNEVMKTLTVVATVILPLTLVVGVFGMNFSGGPFNMPELGWTYGYPAIMLGMAAVSFVLLVYFRREGWL, from the coding sequence ATGACCCAGGCCATCGTCTACACCGCCGACGGCATCGACCGCTACGACGACCTCGAACGCGCCAAGCGGGCTGCCGGGACGACGTGGGTCCGCGCCGAGACCGACGACCACGACGAACTCCAGCGCGTGGCGGACGTCTTCGGCATCCATCCGCTCTCTGTCGAGGACATCCACCGTGACGTCCGACCGAAGACCGAGCTGTTCCCGAACCACACTTTTGTCCTCGTGAAGACGGCCTCGCTGCGCCGCGGAGAGACGACGTTCGACGAAGAGCTTCGCACCAAGCAGGTCGGACTGTTCATCGGGTCGGACTGGCTCGTCACGCTCTCGGTCTCGGAGATGCCCGCGGTCGAGGTGGTCTGGGACAACATCGAAAACGGCGAGTCGCGCGCCCGGCGGTTCGGGCCGGACTTCGCGGCCTACCGCGTCGTCGACCGCGTCGTCGACGACTACTATCTGCTGCTCGACGACGTGGAGACGACCATCGAGGCCATCGAGGACGGCATCCTCGGCGGTCCCGACCAGACGATCCTCGAAGCGCTGAACGCGGTCCGTCGCGACCTGCTCTCGTTTCGGAAGGTCGTCTGGCCGACCCGCGAGGCGGTCAACGTCCTCGCTCGCGGCGACCCCGACGAGGTGCGCGACGCGACCGAGAAATACTACCGCGACGTTTACGACCATCTCGTCCAGCTGGCCGACCTCACGGAGACCTACCGCGACCTCGCCCGTGGTGCACGGGACATCTACCAGAACGCCGTCGCCCAGTCGACCAACGAGGTGATGAAGACACTGACCGTCGTCGCCACCGTCATCCTGCCGCTGACGCTCGTCGTCGGCGTCTTCGGGATGAACTTCTCGGGCGGTCCGTTCAATATGCCCGAGCTGGGCTGGACGTACGGCTATCCGGCGATCATGCTTGGCATGGCGGCAGTCTCGTTCGTCTTGCTCGTCTACTTCCGACGGGAAGGCTGGCTCTGA
- a CDS encoding transcription initiation factor IIB, with amino-acid sequence MTETNIRRYSSSTAEQESERQTESEEIRLCPECEGRLVTDEEHGELVCGDCGLVVEEGNVDRGPEWRAFDSAERDSKSRVGAPTTKMMHDKGLSTNIGWQDKDAYGKTLSSRQRQQMQRLRTWNERFRTRDSKERNLKQALGEIDRMASALGLPQAVRETASVIYRRALAEDLLPGRSIEGVATAALYASARQAGTPRSLDEIASVSRVEKMELTRTYRYIVRELKLEIQPADPEQYVPRFASDLGLSDEAERRARELLRTAKEAGIHSGKSPVGLAAAAVYAASLLTNEKVTQNQVSNVANISEVTIRNRYKELLEAEDLGLFV; translated from the coding sequence ATGACCGAAACGAACATCAGACGATACAGCAGCAGCACAGCCGAGCAGGAGAGTGAGCGACAGACAGAGAGCGAGGAGATTCGACTCTGCCCCGAGTGTGAGGGCCGACTCGTCACCGACGAAGAACACGGCGAACTCGTCTGCGGTGACTGTGGTCTCGTCGTCGAGGAAGGCAACGTCGACCGCGGCCCGGAGTGGCGCGCGTTCGACAGTGCCGAGCGTGACTCGAAGTCCCGCGTCGGTGCCCCCACGACGAAGATGATGCACGACAAGGGACTGTCGACCAACATCGGCTGGCAGGACAAAGACGCCTACGGCAAGACCCTGTCGAGCCGCCAACGCCAGCAGATGCAGCGGCTCCGCACGTGGAACGAGCGGTTCCGCACTCGCGACTCCAAAGAGCGCAACCTCAAGCAGGCACTCGGCGAGATCGACCGCATGGCCTCCGCACTCGGCCTGCCGCAGGCCGTCCGCGAGACCGCGTCGGTCATCTACCGCCGCGCGCTCGCCGAGGACCTCCTGCCGGGACGCTCCATCGAGGGCGTCGCCACCGCCGCGCTCTACGCGTCGGCCCGACAGGCCGGGACGCCCCGCTCGCTCGACGAGATCGCGAGCGTCTCCCGCGTCGAGAAGATGGAGCTGACCCGGACGTACCGCTACATCGTCCGCGAGCTCAAGCTGGAGATCCAGCCCGCCGACCCCGAGCAGTACGTCCCGCGGTTCGCGAGCGACCTCGGTCTCTCCGACGAGGCCGAACGCCGGGCGCGCGAACTGCTCCGCACGGCAAAGGAAGCAGGCATCCACAGCGGCAAGTCGCCGGTCGGTCTCGCCGCCGCCGCCGTCTACGCCGCGTCGCTCCTGACCAACGAGAAGGTCACACAGAACCAGGTGTCGAACGTCGCCAACATCAGCGAAGTCACCATCCGAAACCGGTACAAGGAACTCCTCGAAGCCGAGGACCTCGGCCTGTTCGTCTGA
- a CDS encoding DUF6517 family protein gives MTTRRSVLAGVPGLLALSSGCAGLGGSDALTFEASTARTEASVASEANYELDGVEDLTIEREFAGQTATAINRVATYEKSLSIPLVGSARLGVFAAIATPAIEIAGETFNPVGDYDNDQLVQLLQSNYEGISNAQEVSSQTVAVLGTDTSVTKFRATADFNGQDVDVNIHVTKVRSGADFVACFGVYPRRLDEQENVLSMMTAMQHPVESSS, from the coding sequence ATGACCACACGTCGGAGCGTACTCGCTGGGGTTCCCGGACTGCTTGCACTGAGCAGCGGCTGTGCGGGTCTCGGCGGGTCGGACGCGCTGACCTTCGAAGCGTCGACGGCTAGAACCGAAGCGAGCGTGGCCTCGGAGGCGAACTACGAACTCGACGGCGTCGAGGACCTCACCATCGAGCGTGAGTTCGCAGGCCAGACGGCCACGGCGATCAACCGCGTCGCGACGTACGAGAAATCGCTGTCGATTCCGCTCGTCGGGTCGGCGCGGCTGGGTGTCTTCGCCGCCATCGCCACCCCGGCCATCGAGATCGCGGGCGAGACGTTCAACCCCGTCGGTGACTACGACAACGACCAGCTCGTCCAGTTGCTTCAGAGCAACTACGAGGGGATCAGCAACGCCCAGGAGGTCTCCTCGCAGACCGTCGCCGTCCTCGGAACGGACACGTCCGTGACGAAGTTCCGGGCGACGGCGGACTTCAACGGGCAGGACGTCGACGTCAACATCCACGTCACGAAGGTCCGCAGCGGCGCGGACTTCGTGGCCTGTTTCGGCGTCTATCCGAGACGGCTGGACGAACAGGAGAACGTGCTGTCGATGATGACAGCGATGCAGCATCCGGTCGAGTCCAGTAGCTGA
- a CDS encoding methylated-DNA--[protein]-cysteine S-methyltransferase, whose product MRFDMLDSEMSLDESYLDVDEDELRARLAAYGRGELQAFDVPVDYPDGLLGDVMRLMSAIPYGETRTYGDLAADLGSSAQAVGQACGANPVPIVVPCHRVVAADGLGGFSAEAGTDLKRRLLALEAGESLARFSE is encoded by the coding sequence ATGCGCTTCGATATGCTCGACTCGGAGATGAGTCTCGACGAGTCGTATCTCGACGTCGACGAAGACGAGCTACGGGCGCGACTCGCCGCCTACGGCCGCGGTGAGCTGCAAGCGTTCGACGTACCCGTCGACTATCCCGACGGTCTCCTCGGCGACGTGATGCGGCTGATGTCCGCGATTCCGTACGGCGAGACGCGCACCTACGGCGACCTCGCGGCCGACCTCGGCAGTTCGGCGCAGGCGGTCGGGCAGGCCTGCGGAGCCAACCCCGTCCCCATCGTCGTTCCCTGTCACCGCGTCGTCGCCGCCGACGGTCTCGGCGGCTTCTCCGCGGAGGCCGGGACCGACCTCAAACGCCGACTGCTCGCGCTGGAAGCGGGCGAGTCGCTGGCGCGGTTCTCCGAGTAG
- a CDS encoding DUF7836 family putative zinc-binding protein, giving the protein MVEAFVRLLCPECGKEWESTPTDLPETRQNFSCPNCHATRRLTEFMRTERDLEIVRQFE; this is encoded by the coding sequence ATGGTCGAAGCGTTTGTCCGTCTTCTGTGCCCGGAGTGTGGGAAGGAGTGGGAGTCCACCCCCACGGATTTACCGGAGACACGGCAGAACTTCAGCTGTCCGAACTGTCACGCGACGCGGCGGCTGACGGAGTTCATGCGGACCGAACGCGATCTCGAAATCGTCCGGCAGTTCGAGTAG
- a CDS encoding 3-hydroxyacyl-CoA dehydrogenase family protein, with product MNVCVLGAGTMGHGIAQVSAMGGHDVVLRDINQNIVDEGLEHIRENLQGGVDRDKVTESERDAALDRIEGTTDLAAAVADADLLVEAVPEDEELKQKVLAEAEGHAPADCVVASNTSSISVTGIASALSDPSRAVGLHFFNPVHIMGLVEVVVAEQTSDATREFAEVFVESVGKTAVVVEDSPGFATSRLGVALGVEAMRMVQEGVASPRDIDAAMELGYNHPMGPIELGDVVGLDVRLGILEHLREELGERFRPPTILRKKVRAGKLGKKSGEGFYVWEDGEIVGVSGEVEDE from the coding sequence ATGAACGTTTGTGTGCTTGGTGCGGGCACGATGGGCCACGGCATCGCCCAGGTGAGCGCGATGGGTGGCCACGACGTGGTCCTCCGCGACATCAACCAGAACATCGTCGACGAGGGGCTAGAGCACATCCGCGAGAACCTCCAGGGCGGCGTCGACCGCGACAAGGTGACCGAGAGCGAGCGCGACGCCGCACTCGACCGTATCGAGGGGACGACGGACCTCGCTGCGGCCGTCGCCGACGCGGACCTCCTCGTCGAGGCAGTCCCCGAGGACGAGGAACTGAAACAGAAGGTGCTCGCGGAGGCCGAAGGGCACGCCCCCGCCGACTGCGTCGTCGCCAGCAACACCTCCTCCATCTCGGTGACGGGCATCGCGAGCGCGCTCTCGGACCCCTCGCGGGCCGTCGGCCTGCACTTCTTCAACCCCGTGCACATCATGGGGCTGGTCGAAGTCGTCGTCGCCGAACAGACAAGCGACGCGACGAGGGAGTTCGCCGAGGTGTTCGTCGAGAGCGTCGGCAAGACCGCCGTCGTCGTCGAGGACTCCCCCGGCTTTGCGACCTCGCGGCTCGGCGTCGCACTCGGCGTCGAGGCGATGCGGATGGTCCAGGAGGGCGTCGCCAGCCCCCGCGACATCGACGCGGCGATGGAACTCGGCTACAACCATCCGATGGGTCCTATTGAACTCGGCGACGTGGTCGGACTCGACGTCCGTCTGGGCATCCTCGAACACCTTCGAGAAGAGCTCGGCGAGCGGTTCCGGCCGCCGACGATACTGCGAAAGAAGGTCCGGGCGGGGAAGCTGGGTAAGAAGTCGGGCGAAGGATTCTACGTCTGGGAGGACGGCGAGATCGTCGGTGTCTCTGGAGAGGTGGAGGATGAGTAA